From Dermochelys coriacea isolate rDerCor1 chromosome 15, rDerCor1.pri.v4, whole genome shotgun sequence, a single genomic window includes:
- the LOC119843932 gene encoding vacuolar protein sorting-associated protein 29-like, whose translation MLVLVLGDLHIPHRCNSLPAKFKKLLVPGKIQHILCTGNLCTKESYDYLKTLAGDVHVVRGDFDEILNYPEQKVVTVGQFKIGLIHGHQVIPWGDTASLALLQRQLDVDILISGHTHKFEAFEHENKFYINPGSATGAYNALEINIIPSFVLMDIQASTVVTYVYQLIGDDVKVERIEYKKP comes from the exons atg CTGGTGTTAGTATTAGGAGACCTTCACATCCCACATCGATGCAACAGCCTGCCCGCTAAATTCAAAAAACTGCTGGTCCCAGGCAAGATCCAGCACATCCTCTGCACCGGAAACCTCTGCACCAAGGAGAGCTATGACTACCTCAagactctggctggggatgttCACGTTGTCCGAGGGGACTTTGATGAG atCCTGAATTACCCAGAACAGAAAGTTGTAACTGTTGGGCAGTTTAAAATTGGGCTGATCCATGGCCATCAGGTTATTCCATGGGGTGACACGGCAAGCCTGGCACTGCTGCAAAGGCAGTTggatgtggacattcttatttcagGGCATACACATAAATTTGAGGCATTTGAACATGAAAACAAGTTCTACATTAATCCAGGATCGGCCACGGGAGCCTATAATGCCTTGGAGAT AAACATCATTCCTTCGTTTGTACTGATGGATATCCAGGCATCCACTGTTGTGACTTATGTGTATCAACTCATTGGAGATGATGTGAAAGTAGAAAGAATTGAATACAAAAAGCCCTAA